The DNA sequence TAAAAAAGGCAAAATAAAAGATTTGAAAATATACGTCAACGGAGAACCGGTGGAAAACCGCAAACAATATACTTTGGCCACCAATGAATATATCGCTTTCGGTGGCAGTGAAGGTTGGCCTTTTAACCGCATTAATAATGAGAAAAAAGAAAAAGTGGGCACAGGAAATGTGCGTACCATCTTGGAAGAAGGTATCAAAAAATATTCTCCGGTAAAAGCGGTGGCTACGGGCCGTATAGTAGAAGTGAAGTGATGAAAAAATTAGTCTGCTTATTTCTTTTATTCTTAGGAGGTTGTGCCGAACATCAACAAGCGGATGTGAATTTGTTTTTCACGTCGGATATTGAGGGTGTTTTTTGGTCCAGACCAGAGCCTTTATATGGAAACGAAGAAATTGGCGGTCTTGCTGTTTTGAAATCTTTTTTAAACAAACAAACAATCCCCTTTGTCTTGCTTGACGGCGGAAATTGGTTTTCCCAAACGCCGGAGGGTAATTTGACCAAAGGGGATTATTTAAATTCTATTGCCGCTTCTTTGCCTTATTCCGCTCGTCTGTTTACGGAGAAAGATTTAGGCTATGGCTGGGGATCTTTGAGCCAAATTATCCAACAGTCTTCCGCTCCTTTTATTGCCAGCAATGTGACGCTAACTAATGGCAAAATCCCTGCCGGAGTGAGCCCTTTATTATTAGAAGAAGTGCAAGGAATTAAGATTGGCTTTTTGGGTTTGGTGGGTCAAGATGCTTTGAAAGGAAAACAGCGGTTGGGCGGTTTGAAAATCATGGACGAGGTGAAAGCCGCAAAAGAGGCCGTGCTGCAACTGCGTGAAAAGGGTGCCCAAGTGATTGTGCTGCTCAGTGCATTGGGAATCTCTGATGAAAAAGATGCGTTGACAGATGCGGCTTTGGCAGAAGAAGTAGAAGGGATCGATGTTATTTTGAGTGCCGACTTAGGGCGAGAAGGAGCGGAGTTTACTCAAGTAAGAAAAACGCTGATTGTATATCCCGGCTCTAAATTGGACAGTGTGGCCAAAGTTGGATTATTTTTTAATAAAGATAAAGAACTGACAAAAACCAAATTTGAAGATGTGGTATTGTATCGCAGAGATTTTGGTTTTGATATACATGTAGGCCAACTGACGGAAGATTTACGCCGAATGACGCGTAATCAGATGGATCGTCCTGTCGGGAAATTGGAAAAAGATTTGACGGGTAATTTGCAAGGAGAATCCTCTTTGGGAAATTGGGCCGCTGATTGTCTGCGTAAGTGGGCCAAAACCGATGTGGCTATTTTAAACGCAGATTCCCTTCGTAAAGATTTATCTGCCGGTACAGTCACTCAATATGATTTGTATCAGTTATATCCATATGCCGATCATGTGACCTTGCTAAATATGAAAGGAGATGCCCTGTTAAATGCTTTGGAAGAAGGTTTAAATACGACGGGGCACTTTGCTCAGATATCGG is a window from the Elusimicrobiaceae bacterium genome containing:
- a CDS encoding bifunctional metallophosphatase/5'-nucleotidase gives rise to the protein MKKLVCLFLLFLGGCAEHQQADVNLFFTSDIEGVFWSRPEPLYGNEEIGGLAVLKSFLNKQTIPFVLLDGGNWFSQTPEGNLTKGDYLNSIAASLPYSARLFTEKDLGYGWGSLSQIIQQSSAPFIASNVTLTNGKIPAGVSPLLLEEVQGIKIGFLGLVGQDALKGKQRLGGLKIMDEVKAAKEAVLQLREKGAQVIVLLSALGISDEKDALTDAALAEEVEGIDVILSADLGREGAEFTQVRKTLIVYPGSKLDSVAKVGLFFNKDKELTKTKFEDVVLYRRDFGFDIHVGQLTEDLRRMTRNQMDRPVGKLEKDLTGNLQGESSLGNWAADCLRKWAKTDVAILNADSLRKDLSAGTVTQYDLYQLYPYADHVTLLNMKGDALLNALEEGLNTTGHFAQISGLKIRYSLSALPNRRIVGAWVKGVPISTKSTYRVAVTDYMLAGGAGHDGFIDSLEFKNTQVEMRTVLGLCLSSKNQEKTDVQKRWNSIK